In Gemmatimonadales bacterium, the following proteins share a genomic window:
- a CDS encoding TIGR01458 family HAD-type hydrolase: MQDNQSGSRAAAAPAADRPTAWLLDLDGTLYAAGAAIPGAVEMLGRLRQAGTPFRLVTNTTSRSRAMLVERLGEYGFTVRPEEIFTATLAGVELLRATGHGRVAPFLPAPALKDIVGLELVGGTSGLSGAGPVDAVVLGDLGERWSYQLLQEAFERIMAGAALVALSRDRYWLRGERLALDAGPFVAALEYATGTSATVAGKPSSAFFAAAVRSLGAGEAGRIAMVGDDLWSDVDGAQRAGLQGWLVRTGKFREEVLRQSSITPDRIVSSVADLAMYL; encoded by the coding sequence ATGCAGGATAACCAAAGTGGGTCGCGCGCGGCAGCGGCGCCGGCGGCGGACCGTCCCACGGCCTGGCTGCTCGACCTCGACGGCACGCTCTACGCAGCTGGCGCGGCGATCCCCGGTGCCGTGGAGATGCTCGGCCGGCTGCGCCAGGCGGGCACGCCGTTCCGGCTGGTCACCAACACCACCAGCCGCTCGCGCGCGATGCTGGTCGAGCGGCTCGGCGAATATGGCTTCACCGTGCGTCCTGAAGAGATCTTCACCGCCACGCTGGCGGGGGTCGAGCTGCTGCGCGCCACCGGCCACGGGCGGGTGGCGCCGTTCCTGCCCGCCCCGGCCCTGAAGGACATCGTCGGTCTCGAGCTGGTGGGTGGGACATCGGGGCTGAGCGGGGCGGGCCCGGTAGACGCCGTGGTGCTGGGCGATCTGGGCGAGCGGTGGAGCTACCAGCTCCTCCAGGAGGCGTTCGAGCGGATCATGGCCGGCGCAGCCCTGGTGGCGCTCTCCCGCGACCGCTACTGGCTCCGGGGCGAGCGGCTGGCGCTCGACGCCGGGCCTTTCGTCGCCGCCCTGGAGTACGCCACCGGCACCAGTGCCACCGTGGCGGGCAAGCCCAGCTCCGCCTTCTTTGCCGCCGCGGTTCGGAGCCTCGGCGCGGGGGAGGCGGGCCGGATCGCCATGGTGGGAGACGACCTCTGGTCGGACGTCGACGGGGCACAGCGCGCCGGGCTGCAGGGCTGGCTGGTGCGCACCGGAAAGTTCCGTGAGGAGGTGCTCCGACAGAGCTCGATCACGCCAGACCGGATCGTGTCCAGCGTCGCCGATCTCGCCATGTATCTTTGA
- a CDS encoding DUF3108 domain-containing protein, whose protein sequence is MPTIPFVLHAALLAHLASPYPFAVGERLQYEARLGMVPIGTASMSVNRLARERGTEAFVFAANGEGHPLGFRVGADLTSWVGTGRFNSLRFHRRWFQGSSVDEAQYQIIPDSSRYREDGVPQDWQAPSNPLDELAFLYYLRTVPLKPGATYQISRYFKTGYNPIGVRVVGRDTATLPSGAAVPVLVLQITSRNLMVGVQLTDDSRRLPVEMDLPLPFGRVTLDLVGGV, encoded by the coding sequence ATGCCAACCATTCCTTTTGTGCTCCATGCCGCCCTCCTGGCGCACCTCGCGTCGCCCTACCCCTTCGCCGTGGGCGAGCGCCTGCAGTACGAGGCGAGGCTCGGGATGGTGCCGATCGGGACGGCCAGCATGTCGGTCAACCGGCTGGCCCGCGAGCGCGGCACCGAGGCGTTCGTGTTCGCGGCCAACGGCGAGGGCCATCCGCTGGGATTCCGGGTGGGTGCCGATCTGACCTCCTGGGTCGGGACCGGGCGATTCAACTCCCTCCGGTTTCACCGCCGGTGGTTCCAGGGGAGCAGCGTGGACGAGGCGCAGTATCAGATCATCCCCGACTCCAGCCGCTACCGGGAGGACGGCGTCCCCCAGGACTGGCAGGCGCCGAGCAATCCGCTGGACGAGCTCGCTTTCCTTTATTATCTCCGCACCGTGCCACTGAAGCCGGGCGCGACCTATCAGATCTCCCGGTACTTCAAGACGGGATACAACCCCATCGGGGTCCGGGTGGTCGGCCGGGACACGGCCACCCTGCCGAGCGGTGCCGCCGTGCCGGTGCTGGTACTCCAGATCACCTCGCGCAACCTCATGGTCGGCGTCCAATTGACCGATGACTCGCGGCGGCTTCCGGTGGAGATGGACCTTCCCCTGCCGTTCGGACGGGTGACCCTGGACCTGGTCGGCGGCGTCTAG
- the glnA gene encoding type I glutamate--ammonia ligase: MPQAKQRAAGSTERPSLEGFPTELGGASKEDLLELTRKFGVDFIRLQFTDILGINKNVEVPRTQFGKALDGEIMFDGSSIEGFVRIEESDMLLKPDLATFRILPYEDEGGRVARVLCDIYTPDEQPFAGCPRTTLKLQLARARKLGFAMMAGCEAEFFLFEKSADGSPTTTTHDDAAYFDLGPMDKGEEIRRVIVEQVEAMGFEVEAAHHEVATGQHEIDLRYADALVTADNLTTFKFIVRNVANRYGFLASFMPKPIQGLNGNGMHTHQSLFRGKENAFFDPKAEYQLSRTALSYIEGLLQHARGFCAITNPLINSYKRLVPGYEAPVNVAWSMRNRSPLVRIPERRGLGTRCELRMPDPSCNPYLALTVQLAAGLDGVEQKLKAREPVNRNIFTMSYRDRRKYRIDELPRDLHEALEMFEKDNVVKAALGEHLTERFLEAKRDEVLQYNLQVSRWEIDNYLGRY; this comes from the coding sequence ATGCCGCAGGCCAAGCAGCGGGCGGCCGGCTCGACCGAGCGTCCGAGCCTCGAAGGGTTCCCCACCGAGCTGGGCGGGGCGAGCAAGGAGGACCTGCTCGAGCTCACCCGCAAATTCGGGGTCGACTTCATTCGATTGCAGTTCACCGACATCCTGGGGATCAACAAGAACGTGGAGGTGCCCCGCACCCAGTTCGGGAAGGCGCTGGACGGGGAGATCATGTTCGACGGCAGCTCGATCGAAGGCTTCGTGCGGATCGAAGAGTCGGACATGCTGCTCAAACCGGACCTCGCCACCTTCCGCATTCTGCCGTACGAGGACGAGGGCGGGCGGGTGGCCCGGGTGCTTTGCGACATCTACACCCCGGACGAGCAGCCGTTCGCCGGCTGCCCCCGCACCACCCTCAAGCTCCAGCTCGCCCGGGCTCGGAAGCTCGGCTTTGCGATGATGGCGGGATGCGAGGCGGAGTTCTTCCTCTTCGAGAAGTCGGCCGACGGGTCGCCCACGACGACGACGCACGACGACGCGGCCTACTTCGATCTGGGTCCGATGGACAAGGGCGAGGAGATCCGCCGGGTGATCGTGGAGCAGGTGGAAGCCATGGGGTTCGAGGTGGAGGCCGCGCATCACGAGGTGGCCACCGGCCAGCACGAGATCGACCTGCGCTACGCCGACGCCCTGGTCACCGCAGACAACCTGACCACGTTCAAGTTCATCGTGCGCAACGTGGCCAACCGGTACGGTTTCCTGGCGTCGTTCATGCCCAAGCCGATTCAGGGACTGAACGGCAACGGCATGCATACCCACCAGTCGCTCTTCCGGGGCAAGGAGAACGCGTTCTTCGATCCCAAGGCGGAGTACCAGCTCTCCCGTACGGCCCTGAGCTACATCGAAGGCCTGCTACAGCACGCCCGGGGCTTCTGCGCGATCACCAACCCGCTGATCAACAGCTACAAGCGACTGGTGCCCGGCTACGAGGCGCCGGTGAACGTCGCCTGGTCGATGCGGAACCGTTCACCGCTGGTGCGCATCCCCGAGCGCCGGGGGCTGGGCACGCGCTGCGAGCTCCGGATGCCGGATCCGTCCTGCAACCCGTATCTGGCGCTCACGGTCCAGCTGGCCGCCGGGCTGGATGGGGTGGAGCAGAAGCTGAAGGCGCGCGAGCCGGTCAACCGGAACATCTTCACCATGAGCTATCGGGACCGCCGCAAGTATCGGATCGACGAGCTGCCGCGGGACCTGCACGAGGCGCTGGAGATGTTCGAGAAGGACAATGTGGTGAAGGCGGCGCTGGGCGAGCACCTGACCGAGCGGTTCCTGGAGGCCAAGCGCGACGAGGTGCTGCAGTACAATCTGCAGGTCAGCCGGTGGGAGATCGACAACTATCTGGGGCGATACTGA
- a CDS encoding zinc ribbon domain-containing protein: MTTTPLACPACGAPATGNFCSRCGAGLASRDCARCQAHLSPGARFCHRCGQAVPGAAPADVTANRERVAWRVAGVVSVVLVGAILLKVSRGAPAPVAPDMPNAGAAASQPGPAGSAGGAGAAPDISQMSPRERFDRLFNRIMSAAEQGDSAQVERFTPMALGAYAQLDSADIDARYHAAVLRIQTGDLAGALALADTIQAEQPAHLFADLIRGSVAEARGDAAARARASRDFLAHYDAEMKANRVEYLEHGPALDEFKRQAESR, encoded by the coding sequence ATGACCACGACGCCTCTCGCCTGCCCCGCCTGCGGGGCGCCCGCCACCGGTAACTTCTGCAGCCGCTGCGGCGCAGGGCTGGCTTCACGTGACTGCGCCCGCTGCCAGGCCCACCTGTCGCCTGGCGCGCGCTTCTGCCACCGCTGTGGTCAGGCGGTCCCCGGTGCGGCGCCCGCCGATGTCACGGCGAACCGCGAGCGGGTTGCCTGGCGCGTCGCCGGAGTCGTCTCCGTGGTGCTGGTCGGCGCTATCCTGCTCAAGGTATCCCGCGGAGCTCCCGCACCGGTGGCGCCGGACATGCCCAACGCGGGCGCGGCCGCGAGTCAGCCCGGTCCCGCCGGGAGCGCTGGCGGGGCCGGCGCGGCACCGGACATCAGTCAGATGTCACCCCGCGAGCGCTTCGACCGGCTGTTCAACCGGATCATGTCGGCAGCCGAGCAGGGCGACAGCGCCCAGGTGGAGCGGTTCACCCCGATGGCGCTCGGCGCCTATGCCCAGCTCGACTCGGCCGACATCGATGCCCGCTACCACGCGGCGGTGCTCCGGATCCAGACCGGTGACCTGGCCGGCGCCCTCGCTCTGGCCGACACCATCCAGGCCGAGCAGCCGGCGCACCTGTTCGCGGACCTGATCCGCGGCAGCGTGGCCGAGGCGCGGGGCGACGCCGCGGCCCGGGCCCGGGCCTCGCGGGATTTCCTGGCGCACTACGATGCCGAGATGAAAGCCAATCGAGTGGAATACCTCGAGCACGGGCCGGCGCTCGACGAGTTCAAACGCCAGGCGGAGAGCCGGTAA
- a CDS encoding MqnA/MqnD/SBP family protein: MPRTIRVAHSPDSDDAFMFYALAEGKIDTGELRYVHELADIESLNQRARRAELEVTAVSIHAYAYIWRTYALLGSGSSMGDGYGPRLVSRRAAPADPRAGLRGLRVAVPGRLTTAFLSLKLYQPDVVELVVPFDAIEAAVLEGQADVGLLIHEGQLTYADSGLHLWADLGAWWLEDTGLPLPLGGNAVRRDLGAAVIEQIARDLRASIVYALEHRAPALTHARQFNRGIGDERTDTFVGMYVNQWTVDYGPRGREAVQTLLRRGFEAGIIPERVTPEFVG, from the coding sequence ATGCCCAGAACCATCCGCGTTGCCCACAGCCCCGACTCCGACGACGCGTTCATGTTTTATGCGCTCGCGGAGGGCAAGATCGACACCGGCGAGCTCCGCTATGTGCACGAGCTGGCGGACATCGAATCGCTCAATCAGCGCGCCCGGCGGGCGGAGCTGGAAGTTACCGCGGTCTCGATCCACGCCTACGCCTACATCTGGCGGACCTATGCGCTGCTCGGCTCCGGCTCGTCGATGGGCGACGGGTACGGCCCCCGGCTCGTCTCCCGCCGTGCGGCGCCCGCCGATCCGCGAGCCGGCCTCCGCGGGCTCCGGGTGGCGGTGCCCGGCCGGCTCACCACTGCCTTTCTCTCGCTCAAGCTCTACCAGCCGGACGTGGTCGAGCTGGTGGTGCCGTTCGACGCCATAGAAGCCGCCGTGCTCGAAGGACAGGCGGACGTGGGCCTGCTGATTCACGAGGGTCAGCTTACCTACGCGGATAGCGGCCTGCATCTCTGGGCCGACCTCGGCGCGTGGTGGCTGGAGGACACCGGCCTGCCGCTCCCCTTGGGCGGGAACGCGGTCCGGCGCGACCTGGGGGCCGCCGTGATCGAGCAGATCGCCCGCGACCTCCGGGCGAGCATCGTGTACGCGCTGGAGCACCGGGCGCCGGCACTGACCCACGCCCGCCAGTTCAACCGGGGCATCGGCGACGAGCGCACCGACACCTTCGTGGGGATGTACGTGAACCAGTGGACCGTGGACTACGGTCCGCGCGGCCGCGAGGCTGTCCAGACGCTGCTGCGGCGCGGGTTCGAGGCGGGAATCATCCCCGAGCGGGTCACGCCGGAGTTCGTGGGGTAA
- a CDS encoding HD domain-containing phosphohydrolase — MSLPDGPVTLLVVDDEEGIRNALRKFLVQQGYEVAIAATGEEALDLLKRQKISGMLLDVNLPGINGVDLVPKVMELEPSIALLMLTAVNDATSAALCMQRGALDYLIKPIDLPHLGRAITQALQRRHTLVEGQQINRWLKEEVAVRAAERRVEQANLERISVATLEALVNALEAKDPYLRGHSARVADLSAMVAAELGRQDEEVEAVRTAGRLHDIGKIGIREEILNKQGPLTDEEYEHVKQHVLVGSQILAPLVHLREVISFVRSHHERWDGSGYPDRLAAEAIPLGARIIGAVEIYDALSTSRPYQEKMPPDLAVERMRDLVGSAVDPEVHRALETVIGHRQALVFLDDIQG; from the coding sequence GTGTCCCTCCCGGATGGCCCGGTCACCCTGCTCGTCGTCGACGACGAGGAGGGGATCCGCAACGCGCTCCGCAAGTTTCTCGTGCAACAGGGCTATGAGGTCGCGATTGCCGCGACGGGCGAGGAGGCCCTGGACCTCCTCAAGCGGCAGAAGATCAGCGGCATGCTGCTCGACGTGAACCTGCCGGGCATCAACGGCGTGGACCTGGTGCCCAAGGTCATGGAGCTGGAGCCCAGCATCGCGCTCCTCATGCTCACCGCCGTGAACGACGCCACCAGCGCGGCCCTCTGCATGCAGCGCGGCGCGCTGGACTACCTGATCAAGCCGATCGACCTCCCACACCTGGGCCGCGCCATCACCCAGGCACTGCAACGACGCCATACCCTCGTCGAAGGCCAGCAGATCAACCGCTGGCTGAAAGAGGAAGTCGCGGTGCGGGCGGCCGAGCGACGGGTGGAGCAGGCCAATCTGGAGCGGATCTCGGTGGCCACGCTGGAGGCGCTGGTGAACGCGCTCGAGGCCAAGGACCCCTATCTGCGGGGGCATTCCGCCCGGGTCGCCGATCTCTCCGCGATGGTGGCCGCCGAGCTCGGGCGGCAGGACGAGGAGGTGGAGGCGGTGCGCACCGCCGGCCGGCTGCACGACATCGGCAAGATCGGCATCCGGGAGGAGATCCTCAACAAACAGGGACCGCTCACCGATGAGGAGTACGAGCACGTGAAGCAGCACGTGCTGGTGGGCTCGCAGATCCTGGCGCCGCTGGTGCACCTGCGCGAGGTCATCAGCTTCGTCCGGAGCCACCACGAGCGATGGGATGGGTCCGGCTATCCTGATCGACTGGCGGCGGAGGCCATTCCCCTCGGCGCGCGTATCATCGGCGCGGTCGAGATCTACGACGCCCTCAGCACCTCCCGCCCCTATCAGGAAAAGATGCCGCCGGATCTCGCCGTCGAGCGGATGCGTGACCTGGTCGGCAGCGCGGTCGATCCCGAGGTCCACCGCGCCCTCGAAACGGTGATCGGGCACCGCCAGGCGCTGGTGTTCCTGGACGACATCCAAGGCTGA
- a CDS encoding response regulator, with protein sequence MAEASDRPRVLVVDDDPSLARLIQHLPAIQAFGPSTHVTTGREALQALDGIDIVLLDHELPDASGLEILDAIRARPTPPAVVMITAHGTESLAATALRRGADDYLAKDPSLAELLPQVMERVRRGRELRKALGAAERDLVRAERLGAVGEMTVTLNHSINNPLMTAFADVEVLADPAVPEEQRRQALDSVREALRRIRDIVRQIGDLRALRSKTYAPGVQMVDLDQDAPAAHPPRRGAALMHVPEEDLARVVALLLRHAGFSVERVAGMEDLQRAAGAIGVALVVLIGGSSAAGAHPLGGFAPDGNRAYRVVALVAGDGEAARAGGADVVVQLPFDPGSFTADMITLVS encoded by the coding sequence ATGGCTGAGGCGTCGGACCGCCCCCGGGTGCTGGTGGTGGACGACGATCCGTCGCTCGCCCGTCTGATCCAGCATCTGCCCGCTATCCAGGCCTTCGGCCCGAGCACGCACGTGACCACCGGCCGCGAGGCGCTGCAGGCGCTCGACGGGATCGACATCGTGCTGCTCGATCACGAGCTCCCCGATGCCAGCGGACTGGAGATCCTGGACGCCATTCGCGCCCGGCCCACTCCGCCGGCGGTGGTCATGATCACCGCCCACGGCACCGAGTCGCTGGCGGCGACGGCGCTCCGCCGCGGGGCCGACGACTATCTGGCCAAGGACCCGTCGCTGGCCGAGCTGCTGCCGCAGGTAATGGAGCGGGTGCGGCGCGGCCGGGAGCTGCGCAAGGCGCTGGGCGCGGCGGAGCGCGATCTGGTCCGCGCCGAGCGACTCGGTGCCGTGGGCGAGATGACGGTCACTCTGAATCACAGCATCAACAATCCCCTCATGACCGCCTTCGCCGACGTGGAGGTGCTGGCCGACCCTGCCGTCCCCGAAGAGCAGCGCCGGCAGGCGCTGGACAGCGTGCGGGAGGCCCTCCGTCGCATCCGCGACATCGTCCGCCAGATCGGCGACCTTCGCGCCCTGCGGAGCAAGACCTACGCTCCCGGCGTGCAGATGGTGGACCTGGACCAGGACGCCCCGGCCGCCCACCCGCCCCGGCGCGGTGCCGCCCTGATGCACGTGCCGGAGGAGGATTTGGCTCGGGTGGTGGCCCTGCTGCTTCGCCACGCAGGGTTCAGCGTGGAGCGGGTGGCCGGCATGGAAGACCTCCAGCGGGCGGCCGGCGCCATCGGGGTCGCGCTGGTGGTCCTGATCGGCGGGTCCAGCGCGGCCGGGGCGCACCCGCTGGGCGGCTTCGCGCCCGACGGCAACCGGGCCTACCGGGTCGTGGCGCTGGTGGCGGGTGACGGCGAGGCGGCGCGCGCCGGCGGAGCGGACGTGGTGGTGCAGCTCCCGTTCGATCCCGGCAGCTTCACTGCCGACATGATCACGCTGGTGAGCTGA
- a CDS encoding M48 family metallopeptidase, translating to MSEPADLFAQQESNRRRSTWLVIGFIVFFAWVGFGGDLAFGLLTADAPPGGYHHVVPFLGIFTTLVAGGICWYSWRYGAERVLWATGARELLEPATPAEKQLVNVVEEMSIASGLPRPRIWIVPDGDPNAFATGRDAATASLAVTEGLLGALTRDELQGVIAHEMAHVQNLDVRLMTLLAAMVGAIALMSDGLGRMMRGGSYLGRGGSGGSRDRGKGANPLAIVILVLWVLTLLVAPIVSRVLAMAVSRKREYLADATGAQFTRNPGALASALEKLEAASSPTRSVTRGAAHLCIVDPAPGLLSSREGFLANALTSHPPVRQRIVRLQGMSYQAAKRVSSPA from the coding sequence GTGAGCGAGCCGGCAGACCTCTTCGCTCAGCAGGAGTCCAACCGCCGCCGCTCTACCTGGCTCGTCATCGGATTCATCGTCTTCTTCGCCTGGGTCGGCTTTGGTGGCGACCTGGCCTTCGGCCTGCTCACCGCCGACGCGCCGCCCGGCGGCTATCACCACGTGGTCCCCTTCCTCGGCATCTTCACGACCCTGGTGGCTGGCGGCATCTGCTGGTACTCCTGGCGCTACGGGGCCGAGCGGGTGCTGTGGGCCACGGGCGCCCGCGAGCTGCTCGAGCCCGCCACCCCGGCGGAGAAGCAGCTGGTCAACGTGGTCGAGGAGATGTCCATCGCCTCCGGCCTGCCCCGGCCGCGTATCTGGATTGTGCCGGACGGCGATCCCAACGCGTTCGCCACCGGCCGCGACGCCGCGACCGCCAGCCTCGCGGTCACCGAGGGGCTGCTCGGCGCGCTCACCCGGGACGAGCTGCAGGGAGTGATCGCCCATGAGATGGCGCACGTGCAGAACCTCGACGTCCGGCTGATGACGCTGCTCGCCGCGATGGTCGGGGCGATCGCGCTGATGTCCGACGGGCTGGGGAGGATGATGCGAGGCGGGAGCTACCTGGGACGCGGCGGATCGGGCGGGTCACGCGATCGTGGCAAGGGAGCCAACCCGCTCGCGATCGTCATCCTGGTGTTATGGGTGCTGACCCTCCTGGTGGCCCCGATCGTCTCCCGGGTCCTGGCCATGGCCGTGAGCCGGAAGCGGGAGTACCTGGCGGATGCCACCGGCGCGCAGTTCACCCGCAATCCGGGCGCCCTGGCCAGCGCGCTGGAAAAGCTCGAGGCCGCGTCGTCCCCGACCCGATCGGTCACGCGCGGCGCCGCGCACCTGTGTATCGTCGATCCGGCGCCCGGGCTGCTCTCCTCACGCGAAGGCTTCCTGGCCAACGCGCTCACCTCGCACCCGCCGGTCCGGCAGCGGATCGTCCGGCTCCAGGGAATGAGCTACCAGGCGGCGAAGCGGGTCAGCTCACCAGCGTGA
- a CDS encoding LemA family protein, whose amino-acid sequence MATIILLVILALLVLWVVGAYNSLITLKNQVANGWKQIDVQLKRRHDLIPNLVNTVKGAMDFERNTLEAVIAARNKAVTATGVRQTAQAEGELTQALGRLFALTEAYPDLKATANVAQLQEELTSTENKIGFARQLYNDVATQYNTKQMLFPTSLIAGLAKATPVELWQIEDAAERAVPTVDLSMNKPAP is encoded by the coding sequence ATGGCCACGATCATCCTCCTGGTGATTCTCGCGCTCCTGGTGCTCTGGGTCGTCGGGGCGTACAACAGCTTGATCACCCTCAAGAACCAGGTCGCCAACGGCTGGAAGCAGATTGATGTGCAGCTCAAGCGGCGGCACGATCTGATCCCCAATCTGGTGAACACGGTCAAGGGGGCGATGGATTTCGAGCGCAACACGCTGGAGGCGGTGATCGCAGCGCGCAACAAAGCGGTGACCGCCACCGGCGTGCGGCAGACCGCGCAGGCGGAGGGCGAGCTCACCCAGGCGCTGGGCCGGCTGTTTGCGCTGACCGAGGCCTACCCCGATCTCAAGGCCACCGCCAACGTGGCCCAGCTGCAGGAGGAGCTGACCAGCACCGAAAACAAGATCGGGTTCGCCCGCCAGCTCTACAACGACGTGGCCACGCAGTACAACACCAAGCAGATGCTGTTCCCCACCAGCCTGATCGCCGGACTGGCCAAGGCCACTCCTGTCGAGCTGTGGCAGATCGAGGACGCCGCCGAGCGGGCGGTGCCGACCGTGGATCTGTCGATGAACAAACCGGCGCCGTGA
- a CDS encoding MerR family transcriptional regulator, which translates to MTAGLSVSAPPDPLAVLREYRALAPWGLRDLAGLAAGILDASGVVPVNAAARARPSERTIRFYVARGLVSPPDGRGTAAVYSYRHLLQVLAIKLRQMEGATLEAMTREFEGLTGDLIERRVAGVLGPALPRPDRLPLLQTPGTGRGRVGRAVLGWLTPVEGASALGSTCRRIVVAPGIEVLIDEQHPVIRLNGDLVAIAEAFRQALAPLITP; encoded by the coding sequence ATGACCGCCGGGCTGTCGGTCAGCGCTCCTCCGGACCCGCTCGCCGTCCTGCGAGAGTATCGCGCGCTCGCGCCGTGGGGACTCCGAGACCTGGCCGGTCTGGCCGCCGGGATCCTGGACGCCTCGGGCGTGGTGCCGGTCAACGCCGCCGCCCGGGCGCGCCCCAGCGAGCGCACTATCCGCTTTTACGTGGCGCGCGGCCTGGTGAGCCCACCGGACGGGCGGGGCACCGCCGCGGTCTACTCCTATCGGCACCTGCTGCAGGTGCTCGCCATCAAGCTGCGGCAGATGGAGGGTGCCACCCTGGAGGCGATGACCCGTGAGTTCGAAGGCCTCACCGGCGACCTGATCGAGCGGCGGGTGGCCGGCGTCCTGGGCCCGGCGCTCCCCCGGCCGGACCGCCTGCCGCTGCTCCAGACACCCGGGACAGGACGCGGCCGGGTGGGGCGGGCCGTCCTGGGATGGCTGACACCGGTAGAGGGCGCCTCGGCGCTGGGCTCGACGTGTCGCCGGATCGTCGTCGCGCCAGGTATCGAGGTGCTGATCGACGAGCAACATCCCGTCATTCGGCTGAACGGCGACCTGGTCGCGATCGCGGAAGCGTTTCGTCAGGCGCTGGCGCCGCTGATCACGCCGTAA
- a CDS encoding response regulator: MSPRVLIVDDEPALRRTLARVLESLQYDVLTAGDPHLAYTMLDEADVDLVLLDLHLPHLSGAMLYLALVRRWPRLRGRIILMTGDSSGLEHDWPAELLACPLLLKPFTLSALAETVRFVLADAEPGPDQRASNGPA, translated from the coding sequence GTGAGCCCGCGGGTGCTGATCGTCGATGACGAGCCCGCGCTCCGGCGCACGCTGGCGCGCGTGCTGGAGAGTCTGCAGTACGACGTCCTCACGGCGGGTGATCCCCATCTGGCCTACACGATGCTCGACGAGGCGGACGTCGATCTCGTGCTGCTCGATCTTCACCTTCCCCACCTGTCCGGCGCCATGCTGTACCTCGCGCTGGTCCGGCGCTGGCCCCGCTTGCGCGGCCGGATCATCCTGATGACCGGAGATTCATCTGGCCTGGAGCATGACTGGCCCGCCGAGCTGCTGGCCTGTCCGCTGCTGCTCAAGCCGTTCACCCTCTCCGCGCTGGCGGAGACGGTCCGGTTCGTCCTGGCCGACGCGGAGCCCGGCCCGGACCAGCGCGCGAGCAACGGCCCGGCATGA
- a CDS encoding helix-turn-helix domain-containing protein, with translation MRHLLLAAVPADRLFRLRTIDPDRFLWETVSTWAEAVETIRAKPIDMAVVDPLLGGGAPRSHGIERLRQFFPSLPLLVYTELTPATAGVLLDLGRAGIRRVVVHRFEDAPGALRGSLLAELEQSALQQVIQGLGGILQELPPELRVALETMLHAPGEGPTVTALAERAQLTRRTCERWFTKVGLPSPRMVMVLTRLLYAHRLLLDPGYTVEDVALKLGYSKPKTLQMHLRAVFGLTAGELRVSLSVEEALAAVTHRYFTPLGVPLSQVAS, from the coding sequence TTGCGACATCTCCTGCTCGCCGCCGTGCCTGCCGATCGGCTTTTCCGGCTCCGGACGATCGACCCCGACCGCTTTCTTTGGGAAACGGTGTCGACCTGGGCGGAGGCGGTCGAGACCATCCGCGCCAAGCCGATAGACATGGCCGTGGTGGATCCCCTGCTGGGCGGTGGGGCTCCCCGTTCCCACGGCATCGAGCGGTTGCGCCAGTTCTTCCCCTCGCTCCCGCTCCTGGTCTACACCGAGCTGACACCCGCGACGGCCGGAGTGCTCCTCGACCTCGGCCGTGCCGGGATCCGGCGGGTGGTGGTTCATCGGTTCGAGGACGCCCCCGGGGCCCTCCGCGGCTCGCTGCTCGCCGAGCTGGAGCAGAGCGCCCTCCAGCAGGTCATCCAGGGGCTGGGCGGCATTCTCCAGGAGCTTCCGCCGGAGCTCCGGGTGGCCCTGGAGACGATGCTCCATGCCCCCGGCGAGGGGCCCACCGTGACGGCGCTGGCGGAGCGTGCCCAGCTCACCCGGCGCACCTGCGAACGGTGGTTCACCAAAGTGGGACTGCCGTCTCCCCGCATGGTGATGGTGCTGACCCGGCTGCTCTATGCCCACCGGCTGCTGCTCGATCCTGGCTACACGGTCGAGGACGTGGCACTCAAGTTGGGCTACAGCAAGCCCAAGACCCTCCAGATGCACTTGCGCGCCGTCTTCGGCCTCACCGCCGGGGAGCTGCGAGTTTCGCTGTCCGTGGAGGAGGCCCTCGCCGCCGTGACCCACCGCTACTTCACCCCGCTCGGTGTTCCGCTCAGCCAGGTGGCCTCGTGA